Proteins encoded together in one Salvelinus fontinalis isolate EN_2023a chromosome 6, ASM2944872v1, whole genome shotgun sequence window:
- the LOC129858492 gene encoding transmembrane protein 216-like produces MFVYKGLLLPYPPASLTLDVGLLLVFLGLESLRIFYGWKGNLTERSLAMSVSVLVLVPCTVLSVYYLMLQTFVLRLEFILNAVLLCFYSLEMLLGIMSISAFSRSKVY; encoded by the exons ATGTTTGTTTACAAAG GATTGTTGTTACCATACCCACCAGCTAGTCTCACGTTGGACGTTGGGCTACTACTTGTTTTCCTTGGCCTGGAGTCCCTCCGAATATTTTACG GTTGGAAGGGGAACTTAACAGAGCGTTCTCTGGCCATGTCAGTGAGTGTGCTGGTCCTGGTGCCGTGCACAGTGCTGTCTGTGTACTACCTGATGCTGCAGACATTCGTCCTGCGCCTGGAGTTCATCCTTAATGCTGTGTTACTCTGCTTCTACAGTCTGGAGATGCTGCTGGGAATCATGTCCATATCTGCTTTCTCCAG GTCAAAGGTGTACTAA